Part of the Methylophaga nitratireducenticrescens genome is shown below.
CATTCGCCACAGGGAGTAGAGCTGATGCCTTGTTCACAATTGAGAGATTTGGCAAAGATTCTTGCCAAAGTGGTTTTACCCACCCCGCGGGTGCCGGCAAACAGAAAAGCATGATGCAGGCGATCTTGGTCTAGACCATTGATCAGCGCACGTAATACGTGCTGCTGGCCGACAACTTCGGCAAATTTTTTGGGGCGCCACTTGCGGGCCAGTACCAGATAACTCATGCAGCTTGTCAGATACCCAATGTGGTATAAGGGTGGTGACCCAAACCAGCCCAATCTCGGCGCCCGAGTCCGATGGCTGCGCTGCTCCCTTCCGGGCCTGACGTGGTAACCAACATATCGTCGCGAGGAGACCGGCTGGGCCACCATAGAGTTGGCTATTCTATGCTTTTTTTGATTTCAGTGCCATGCATAGCGGTAATAAAAATAAAGAAATTTATTATTGTCTGTTCATTCAAACAGTTCGGTTAAGGGGAAGCAAAAACTAGGTTCAATATGTTGAAGCTGATTTCTGGAATCTGAAAATGCTTAATATCCATGCGCAAGATTCACCATCACTTTTGCAGCAGGAATGGCATCACATTTAAAAAATCAGATAAAGCAAGGGTTGGGAAATTACCAATTAAGATTAACAGGCTTTGAAATTAATTTGGCGGAGAACGAGGGATTCGAACCCTCGATAGGCTATTAACCTATACACACTTTCCAGGCGTGCGCCTTCAACCACTCGGCCAGTTCTCCTTAAGGGTGCGAAAGCTTATCTCAGTTCGCGTTTTCTGGCAATGCTGTTGAGTCTTCTATCGGGGTTTCATCCGAGTTGGACTCAATCTGTTTCACCGGTTTATTTTTATTGCGTTGATTATTTTGTCTGGCGTATTGCGCTAAACCTTTCAATACTAAATCTGGTTCGTGGATTAATGGCTGGGGCATAAGTGGAATTAATTCCTCAGCATCCCCTCCGGTAATCAAAAATCGAACTTCATCTGTGAAATTCTGTTGCAGATCGTTGATGAGATTTTCCAGAGTAGCCGTAACCATATACAAGGTACCCGCCTGAATAGCGCTATGAGTATTGGTTGCCAATAAGTTAAATTCGCTTTCCTGCGTAACATTGCTGAGCGCATCGGTGTTATCGGTCAACATTTTTTTCATCAGCGACAATCCGGGAACAATCAAACCTCCCTGATGCTGCCCCTTTTCAGTCACGATATCCACGGTGATAGCTGTGCCACAATCAATAATGCAGGTAACCTGCCGTGCATGCTGGCGACCGGCGACAATGGCTAACCAGCGATCCACACCCAGTGTTTCAGGTTGTTCGTAGGCATTGGTCACACCAAACCTTCTTTTCTCACTTTGCACAAATACTGGTGTCAGTTTCCATTGTTTGTCGATCCATTCGGTCAGTTGTGCGGCAATCTTGTCGCCGGCAACGTTACTGACAAAAACAGCCTCGATATCCTCAAGTGATTTCCACGCTTTATTCAAAGCTGCTTTGATGCCGGTCTTTGGTCTGCTGAAATGTTGCGAGTCAGCCAATACCTTGGACTGTATCGTGGTCCATTTAATCTGACTGTTTCCAATATCGACTAATAAGATCATGAGGCAAACCTGATACTGAGGTGGCTGTTGGATAAGTATGCTACTTGCTGGTCACGCATGTACCGTAATTCACCTTGTTCGTTGATACCACAGGCGAGCGCGGTAAATTGTCCGTTTTCGCTGATGATATTGATAGCCTGATTATGCAGGGCATCGTATTGTGGCCATAAAGGCAGAAAGTCACTAAGACCACGATGAGAAAAGAGTTCTAGGGTTTCAATCATATTTTGAATTATTTTGGCTGCCAGCCGATTGCGACAGGGGAGCGGATCACAAAGTTGCTCCAGGCTGATAACGGGCTGAGGGATGGCAGTATGTAAATTGTCCGGTAGTGAAAGGTTCAAGCCGATACCGATGGTAACGTAGTTTTGGCTTCCGTAACGTGATTCTACAAGAATTCCTGCAAGTTTACGTCGCTTATATAAAACATCATTGGGCCATTTTAATTGCAAACCTTCTACACCCTCTGCCCGAAGGGTATTAATCAAGGCGATGCCGATGGCAATGCTGAGACCATTGCGGACAGCTTCAATGTTTAATGACCGCATTAAAGACAGATAAATATTGCCACTGGCGGGGGAAACCCACTGACCACCACGACGACCGCGGCCAGCGGTCTGCATTTCTGCAAGACACACTGCTGTGCCGGATATATCCGTTTGGGCTTTTTGCCAGAGAATATCGTTGGTTGAAGTCACTTCAGAGAAAACCTGAAGGCTGTCAAGTTGAGAGATAATTTCGGGATTCAGCGCTGCACGGATAATCTTTTCGTCAAGCGCGACGTATGGGGATAAACTCAAAATAGGGCTTCGTAGTCAGTAACGACTATAGTGTAGCGTCAAATGTCTTTTTGTTGCCAGTATTTAGGCGTTAAGCAGAATTAAAAGTTTTTTCAGACTTTGATATCAAGCAGGGAGCCAAGTGTATCAGAGCTGATTTGCAGAGCTTTTGCTGAAGCCTGTACCTGTAGCTTGTCGCTATTCATATCGACCATTGGTGTCACGAAATCGCCACCTTTGGTTGATTCACTCGCCACAGCGAAAGCGTTTTTGTTCAGGCTTTGCATGCCACTTTGAATGCCTTGATAAGCTGATTGAATGGCAGGAATCGTACTCATAGGTCACTCCAATAAATATTCAATGATATTGGAACACTCTTTATAAATTAAGTCTGTGATTTTTTTCGCAATTTTGCCGAGGCACGAACATATAAATTCGCTGCTACAAAAAAACTGCTACTGAATATCACTTCCAGTAATGGATACCAGATAACCGCATCTCTGCTATATAATTCGCCAATTCCATGGGCAATATAAAACAACATCAAAAAACTGGCCCAGGCATGAGTATAGGTTTTTCCATAGAGAATACCTCTCATTGGAAACAATAATGGCACCACGCCTATGATAAGCCATGCTGCGACAGGAAAGTTTTCACTGTGTTCTGCGATTAAAATCCAGACCAGTAAGCTGATCATCAGTCCAAAAAAACTGATTAACGAAATAATTCTGAGTGATTGCACAAACTTCATTTGGCAAGCCTAACGGCAAGCTCAGCGACCCGCAACCCTAATGCCTGACACAGATCGATTTCTTCCTGACTCATAGTCCGTTTATTATCTGCTCCGGCAAAATGGCTGGCACCATAAGGTGTGCCACCAGTTTGCGTGGTCATCAAAGCAGCTTCGGTATATGGTAAACCGGTAATCACCATACCGTGATGTAATAGCGGCAGCATCATGGATAACAAGGTGGTTTCCTGACCACCATGCAAGCTTCCGGTTGAAGTAAATATTCCAGCCGGTTTGCCGTTCAGGGTACCGGATAACCAATTGTCACTGGTACCGTCGATAAAATATTTAAGTGCAGCTGCCATATTGCCAAAACGGGTAGGGCTACCCAGAATAAGCCCTGCACATTCCTGCAAGTCAGCCGATGTGGCATAAAGGTGGCCTGAGGCGGGAATCTCTGGTTCGGTTTTTTCACAAACGGTGGAAACCCTGGGCACCGTTCTGATTCGTGCCGTGCACTGAGTATGTTTTTCCACACCACGCGCAATTTGTTCAGCCATAGCTTTTACCTGCCCGGACTGGCTGTAATAAAGGATCAAAATCTCATTCATAGTGGGGTCTCAGAGAATATTCAGCACCGCTTCAGGTGGTCTGCCAATAATGGCTTGATTGTTTTTAATGACGATTGGTCGTTCAATCAGTTTCGGGTTGTCACACATGGCTCTGATAAGTTCTTGATCAGATAAGTTGTCATTATCTAATTGCAATTCCTTATATAGCGTTTCTTTAGTTCGTAACAGCTGTCTGGGTTGCATATCAAGCTGCTGCAGGATATCGGATAATTCTTCCGCTGTTGGGGGAGTCTTAAGATACTCCACAATCTCAATATCCTGTTGTTGATTTTCCAGTAAAGCCAGGGTTTCGCGTGATTTACTACAGCGAGGGTTATGATAAATACGGGTTTTGTTCATGAAGGTGAATCCAGTAATTTTTCCAGAGCAGTAAGATGAATTTCAGTGGGGCGAACGGTTCCCCAGCTGGCACAACCAGGACACAGCCAATGCATGGTCTTGCCTGAGAAACCACAGTTTTTGCAGGTGTAGCGATCACCTTTTTCTACCATGGTTCGGGTAATGCGCTCAATCAACGGGATAAGCGCAATTTGATTGTTTTCACCCAGTTTAATCAAGGTATGCAAACCTTCGACCGAAGGATGGTGATGTAATTGTTCGTAAAGCATTTGTTGGGCGGCTTTACTGTTTTCCAGTTCAGCCACGATATGGGTCAACATAATACGGGCAGAAGTCAGGTGTGGATGACGGTTAATCAGCTGGGTTAACTGGTTGCGTAATGCCGGTAAATCTCCTAACTGCTGATAGGCTTCATGCCAGAAAGGTAAAGCTTCTGACAAAAATTTAGGATTTTGCTTTTCGATATTCTGCAACGCGCTAAGGGCTTTTCGGGGCTGCTTTATACTCAGAAACAGTCGGGCTTCCAGCAGACTGGCTCTCACGCAATTTTCATCATGAGACAAAGCCTGCTTGAGCATGTTGAATGCTTCGTGGCGATCGTGATCGGTATATTGTTCGGCAAGTTCACAATAAAACTGAGCAATTAAGGGTTTCACCTGTGCGGTTTTACTGGCATCAATCTGTTTGCCCATTTCAATTGCCTGCGCCCATTTTTTTTCCTGTTGGTATATGCGCATTAATTGTTTCGCTGCTTCCGGGTGAGGCTGCGGCTGCTGGAGTAATTCAAGAAACAGATGCTCTGCACGATCCAATACACCGGCATGCATATAATCCAGGCCCAGTTCCACCATGGCTTGCAGGCGTTGTTCACCGTGCAGACTTGGCCGGGCAATTAAGTTCTGATGAATACGAATGGCGCGTTCTGTTTCGCCACGGCGACGGAAAAGGTTCGCCAGTGCCAAATGGGTTTCGACCGTTTCACTATTCACTTCAAGCAGTCCGATAAATACATCAATTGCTTTGTCGGGCTGTTCATTGAGAAGATAATTCAAGCCTTTAAAATATTCTGGATTAAAGGCTTTAGCATGCCTTTGTGGCTGTTTTTTATAATGCCGCATGGCCAGCAACCAACCTGACAGCGCTGCGACGGGTAACAGGAAAAAAAGCCATTGCATCATTATTGGGCCTAGTGGCTATTTCGTACAGGTAAGATACGCAGGCTGTTTAGTTCTTGCTCGGCATTTTGTAATTTATTTTCCAAGCGATGATTGTCATAGCGGATTCGAAGCGTGCTCAGAGCAATAATCGTGGCGCCGATTATCAATCCCAATAATAAAAAGGCGATTAATAGAACGGCCAATGGTAGCTGCCATTGTACAAAAAACAGATCAAGAGAAACGGTTTGCATATTGAATACAGCAAATGCAGTACTGATCAGAAAAAAACTGATAAATACGGCTAGGATTAGAATTTTTCTTATCATCGGGTCATCCTGTTTTCAGACGGGTAATCTTCAGAGCAAAGTTGATCATACCGTAATTATCATCATTGCCCAGAACGTTGGTAAATCATGTAGAATATCGAACATTCTGACAGGTCTGGCCTGTAAAAAATTGTATTTGTGGAGATTTCACCATGACCTTTGTTGTCACTGAAAACTGTATTAAATGTAAATATACTGATTGTGTTGATGTCTGCCCAGTAGACTGTTTTCACGAAGGTCCTAACTTTTTGGTTATTGATCCTGACGAATGTATAGATTGCACACTTTGCGAACCCGAATGTCCAGCAGAAGCCATTTTTTCTGAAGATGATTTACCGGATGAGCAAATGGAATTCCTGCAGATTAATGCGGAATTATCACAAGCCTGGCCCGTATTATCTGAGAAAAAAGATCCTTTGGAAGATGCAGAAGAGTGGGACGGTAAACCTAACAAAACACCTTTGCTTGAACGGTAAAGCCTGGGTAAAAAAAAGCCCGCTTTCCGAAAGGTAAGCGGGCTTTTTTGTGGTTGTTATTAATCCATTAAAAGACGAAGTTTTTTCATCGCATTATTTTCAATCTGCCGAATCCGTTCAGCGGAAACCTGATATTGATCGGCCAGTGTCTGCAAGGTGGCTTTATCGTCATCGTGCAACCAGCGTTTACTGATAATATCGCGACTACGTTCATCCAGCGTTGCTAATGCATTGACCAGCTTTTGCTGTTGAAAATCAGCATAATCCTCGTGTTCCAGTTGTTTGGATGGATCACTGTTATCAGGCGCTTTTAAATAAGCGGCTGGTGAATAGCTGGATTCGTCATCGTCATTATCTACCGGCAAATCAAATGATGTATCCGGTTGAGCCAGACGGCGCTCCATATCGATGACATTGGCGGCAGTGACACCAAGATCTTCAGCAACGGCTTCAATTTCATCCTGATTCAGCCAACCTAAACGCTGTTTGGCACTGCGCAGATTAAAAAATAATTTACGCTGCGCTTTAGTGGTGGCGATTTTAACAATACGCCAGTTGCGAATCACATACTCATGGATCTCTGCGCGAATCCAATGCACGGCAAAAGAAACCAGTCGGACACCTTTTTCCGGGTCAAAGCGTTTGACCGCTTTCATCAGACCGATATTACCTTCCTGAATCAGGTCGGCAACCGGCAGACCGTAACCACTGTAGCCTTTGGCAATACGAACCACAAAACGCAAATGCGACAATACCAGTCGCTGTGCCGCTTCCAGATCGCCATTTTGTTGCAGGCGTGTCGCTAAGTCGTGCTCTTCTTCAGCCGTTAAAACGGGAATTTGATGCACGAGATTGGTGTATGCATCCAGATTGCCAATAGGTGCTGTGGCAAGTTGATATTGGGCTGCATGCGTTGTCATGTGTGCGTTCTCCCTATGAAAACCTATCGCTTTATTCTAGCAAAAAGCAATTTAAAATGTATCCATTAGAATGGTTATAACGTGAAAAGTTTCTTTAATACCATTAGCTTGGCTCAATTGCATTCAAATGTCTACTCACGGCAAGCCATGCCCCCATGACGCCCAGTAACAGTCCACTGATGGGTAATGCAAATAACATCTGACCGCCAAACCACTTTAAAGTGAACTGGCTGTCATACAAGGCCGCCAATTCATCAATCGGTCCACTGATAATGAGCAGACTAATCAGTAACGCAATCCAGGCCAAGACCCCACCCAGAAAGCCGTACCACATTCCGGTGTATAAAAAAGGTCTTCTGACAAAGGTATTGGTACCACCAACCAGTTTGATGACCCGTATTTCCGTCTGACGATTAAGAATAGCCAGGCGGATTGTATTACCAATAACCAGCAGTACACTCAGTGATAACAAAATAGCCAGAATGGTAATGCCGCGTTGGCCCGTTTCATTAATACTTCGCAATCGTTGTAGCCATTGCATATCGAGTTGTGCCAAATCGACTTCCGGTAAGGCATCAAGTCTTTCTAATAAAGCCTCTATTGCTTCCTGCTGTTGCGCTTCTTCGGGTTCGATGATGATCACTGCAGGCAGAGGATTTTCAGGTAATGTATCCAGCAGACTTTCCAGTCCCGATATTTCTCGAAATTCGTTTAACGACTGCTGGGCAGATTGAAATGAAACATCGACAATATCGGGCCATGTCTGGAGTTGCTCAGCCAATTGCTCGCCACGTTTGTCGCTTATTTCATCTTGCAGGAACAGGGAAATACGATTGGCATGTTGCCATTCTCCGCTGACCTGTTCGACATTTTTCAGGATGACAAACAAACCCGCAGGTAATAACAAGGCAATGCCAATCACCAGTAAAGTCATCGAAGTAGCGACAGGTTGACGCCATAACTCACCCAGACTGGAGAGCATGACCTGAACATGACGCAGCAGGTAATTATGAATATTCAGTAGTTTCATGAATGGTTTTCTGCAAGCCTTCCCTGTTGCAGGGTAATGTGGCGGTAAGGTAACTGGCTGATTAAATCCTGGTCATGACTGGCAATAAATACCGTAACGCCAACCTGATTGAATTGTTCAAATAAATGCATGATTTCACGGGATAACTCCGGATCCAGGTTTCCTGTTGGTTCATCGGCCAACAGAACCGGCGGACGATTAACCACCGCGCGGGCAATACCTACCCGTTGTTGTTCACCACCTGACAAGGCAATCGGTAAGTTACGTTCTTTGCCCAGCAAGCCGACTTTATCGAGAGCTGCTCGCACCCGACGACCAATCTCACGATGATTTTCACCTGCAATAATCAATGGCAGAGCGACATTATCAAACACCGTGCGATCATGTAACAGATTGTGATCCTGAAATACCAGCCCAATTTTTCGGCGGTAATAAGGGATCTTCCACTTCGGTAATCGGCTCAGATTTTGATTATTGACGATCACCTGACCATGTGAGCAACGTTCAATCAGCGCTATCAGCTTCAACAGGGTACTTTTTCCGGCACCCGAGTGGCCGGTTAAAAAAGCCATTTCTCCTGATATCAATTCAAAACTGAGACCTGACAGGGCTTCCTGCTGACCTTCGTAACGTTTATAGACCTGTTCAAAACGTATCATTGTTGTGTTTCACGGCCCAGTAAAGCATCGACAAAATCTTCTGCTTCAAAGGTTCTTAAATCATCTATCTTTTCACCCACTCCGATGTAACGAATAGGTAACCCGATTTTTTTCGCGATGGCAAAAATAATACCGCCTTTAGCCGTACCATCAAGTTTCGTCAGCGTAATACCGGTTAATCCTACCGCCTGATGAAATTGTTCAGCCTGAGACAAAGCATTCTGTCCAGTGCCGGCATCCAGCACCAGCATGACTTCATGCGGCGCATTGCCATCCAGTTTGGCCATAACGCGTTTTACTTTTTTCAGCTCTTCCATCAGATTGGATTGAGTATGTAGACGACCCGCCGTATCAGCAATCAGAATATCCATCTGTCGTGCTTTGGCCGCTTGCAGAGCATCAAAGATAACCGAAGCAGAATCAGCACCATTTTGTTGAGCAATCACCGGGATCTGATTACGTTCGCCCCAGACCTGTAGTTGTTCAACTGCTGCAGCACGAAATGTATCACCGGCCGCCAGCATCACTTTTTTGCCTTGCAGCTGAAACTGTTTGGCCAGTTTGCCAATGGTTGTCGTTTTTCCAACACCATTAATACCCACCATCAGGATCACAAAAGGACTGGCAGATGATGGAATCTGCAATGGTTGGGAAACTGGTTTGAGAATATCCACCATATCGGCATGCATTGCTGCAAACAGGGCTTCCGGGTCATTAAGCTGCTTGCGGGCCACACGTTGTGTTAAATCGTTAATAATGGTTTGGGTGGCTTCTATCCCTAAATCTGCACTGAGCAGTTGGGTTTCCAGTTCTTCAAGCAAATCATCATCAATGGTTTTTCGCCCCAAGACCAAATCGGCAAAGCCTTGCGTCAATTTGGTACTGCTGCGACTCAGTCCCTGTTTGAGGCGTCCAAAAAATCCTGGGGTCTCTGAAACGTCGCTGGCTTGAGTATCTGCAGTAATTTCCGCATCATGTGCGACTGACTGCTGTTCAGTGAGGAGTTGCTCCTCGCTGCTGTTTTCGCTGGGTTTGGCTTTTTTTCTGAGGAAACTAAACATATTCTCGGTTTGTCGTTAGTGTTCGGTTATTAATCTTATCATGTGATCAATTGTGAGATGCAGATGCACACCTTAAAAAAACTTGTTTGGGCGCTGCTGATAGTGCCTGTTATTGGCTTTGCGCAAGTCAGTGAATATCAGCTGGACAATGGTCTTAAATTACTGGTCAAACCGGATAACCGTGCACCGGTAGTGGTTTCCCAGGTCTGGTACAAAGTCGGTTCAAGCTACGAGCACAATGGCATTACCGGTATATCACATATTCTTGAACATATGATGTTCAAGGGCACTGAAAACCTTGGACCAAATGAGTTTTCCCGCATTATTGCCGAAAATGGTGGTTCGCAAAACGCCTTTACTGGACGCGATTACACAGCCTATTTTCAGACCTTGGAAAAAGAGCGTTTGGAGATCAGTTTTCGCCTTGAAGCCGAACGAATGCGCAATCTGATTATTGACGATGCGGAGTTGCTTAAAGAGCGTGAAGTGGTTGCTGAAGAGCGACGCATGCGTACCGATGATAATCCACGTTCGTTATTACGTGAATCAATGAATGCCATGGCGTTTATGAACAGCCCTTATCATCACCCGGTTATTGGCTGGATGAATGATATTAATCATTATGATCCGGAAGATCTGCGTGAGTGGTACCAAATGTGGTATGCCCCCAATAACGCAACCGTTGTGGTGGTTGGCGATGTTAAACCCGACGAGGTTTACCAATTGGCACAGGAATATTTTGGCCCATTGAAACCAGAACAACTGGCAACGGTTAAACCCCAGATTGAAGTTGCACAGCGTGGCAAGCGTACTTTGGAACTAAAAGCGCCAGCGGAACTGCCTTATTTGATGATGGGCTGGAAAGTGCCGGTCGTAAAAACCGCAGTTGAAGATTGGGAACCTTATGCATTGGATGTTCTGGCAGGTATTCTTGATGGCGGTTCAAGTAGCCGGTTCTCTCGTGAATTGATACGTGAACAACAGGTTGCTGCCGGAATAAGTGCATACAACAGTGCATTTTCCCGTTTGGATGATGTATTTACGATTGCTGGCACACCCGCTCAAGGCAAATCCGTTGATGATGTAAAACAAGCGGTGTTGAATCAGCTTGATAAAGTCAAAACTGAACCCGTTACCGAGGCAGAATTACAACGAGTCAAAACTCAGGTGATTGCCAGCT
Proteins encoded:
- the fdxA gene encoding ferredoxin FdxA, yielding MTFVVTENCIKCKYTDCVDVCPVDCFHEGPNFLVIDPDECIDCTLCEPECPAEAIFSEDDLPDEQMEFLQINAELSQAWPVLSEKKDPLEDAEEWDGKPNKTPLLER
- a CDS encoding DUF2069 domain-containing protein yields the protein MKFVQSLRIISLISFFGLMISLLVWILIAEHSENFPVAAWLIIGVVPLLFPMRGILYGKTYTHAWASFLMLFYIAHGIGELYSRDAVIWYPLLEVIFSSSFFVAANLYVRASAKLRKKSQT
- the ftsY gene encoding signal recognition particle-docking protein FtsY — encoded protein: MFSFLRKKAKPSENSSEEQLLTEQQSVAHDAEITADTQASDVSETPGFFGRLKQGLSRSSTKLTQGFADLVLGRKTIDDDLLEELETQLLSADLGIEATQTIINDLTQRVARKQLNDPEALFAAMHADMVDILKPVSQPLQIPSSASPFVILMVGINGVGKTTTIGKLAKQFQLQGKKVMLAAGDTFRAAAVEQLQVWGERNQIPVIAQQNGADSASVIFDALQAAKARQMDILIADTAGRLHTQSNLMEELKKVKRVMAKLDGNAPHEVMLVLDAGTGQNALSQAEQFHQAVGLTGITLTKLDGTAKGGIIFAIAKKIGLPIRYIGVGEKIDDLRTFEAEDFVDALLGRETQQ
- the arsC gene encoding arsenate reductase (glutaredoxin) (This arsenate reductase requires both glutathione and glutaredoxin to convert arsenate to arsenite, after which the efflux transporter formed by ArsA and ArsB can extrude the arsenite from the cell, providing resistance.), translating into MNKTRIYHNPRCSKSRETLALLENQQQDIEIVEYLKTPPTAEELSDILQQLDMQPRQLLRTKETLYKELQLDNDNLSDQELIRAMCDNPKLIERPIVIKNNQAIIGRPPEAVLNIL
- a CDS encoding M16 family metallopeptidase, translated to MHTLKKLVWALLIVPVIGFAQVSEYQLDNGLKLLVKPDNRAPVVVSQVWYKVGSSYEHNGITGISHILEHMMFKGTENLGPNEFSRIIAENGGSQNAFTGRDYTAYFQTLEKERLEISFRLEAERMRNLIIDDAELLKEREVVAEERRMRTDDNPRSLLRESMNAMAFMNSPYHHPVIGWMNDINHYDPEDLREWYQMWYAPNNATVVVVGDVKPDEVYQLAQEYFGPLKPEQLATVKPQIEVAQRGKRTLELKAPAELPYLMMGWKVPVVKTAVEDWEPYALDVLAGILDGGSSSRFSRELIREQQVAAGISAYNSAFSRLDDVFTIAGTPAQGKSVDDVKQAVLNQLDKVKTEPVTEAELQRVKTQVIASSVYQLDSVFYQAMQLGMLETVGLDWRLVDSYPDKISAITAEQVQQVAQKYFIDDGLTVAELIPMPTDNTTPRPTSGDPHAR
- the lapB gene encoding lipopolysaccharide assembly protein LapB; this translates as MMQWLFFLLPVAALSGWLLAMRHYKKQPQRHAKAFNPEYFKGLNYLLNEQPDKAIDVFIGLLEVNSETVETHLALANLFRRRGETERAIRIHQNLIARPSLHGEQRLQAMVELGLDYMHAGVLDRAEHLFLELLQQPQPHPEAAKQLMRIYQQEKKWAQAIEMGKQIDASKTAQVKPLIAQFYCELAEQYTDHDRHEAFNMLKQALSHDENCVRASLLEARLFLSIKQPRKALSALQNIEKQNPKFLSEALPFWHEAYQQLGDLPALRNQLTQLINRHPHLTSARIMLTHIVAELENSKAAQQMLYEQLHHHPSVEGLHTLIKLGENNQIALIPLIERITRTMVEKGDRYTCKNCGFSGKTMHWLCPGCASWGTVRPTEIHLTALEKLLDSPS
- the ftsX gene encoding permease-like cell division protein FtsX; this translates as MKLLNIHNYLLRHVQVMLSSLGELWRQPVATSMTLLVIGIALLLPAGLFVILKNVEQVSGEWQHANRISLFLQDEISDKRGEQLAEQLQTWPDIVDVSFQSAQQSLNEFREISGLESLLDTLPENPLPAVIIIEPEEAQQQEAIEALLERLDALPEVDLAQLDMQWLQRLRSINETGQRGITILAILLSLSVLLVIGNTIRLAILNRQTEIRVIKLVGGTNTFVRRPFLYTGMWYGFLGGVLAWIALLISLLIISGPIDELAALYDSQFTLKWFGGQMLFALPISGLLLGVMGAWLAVSRHLNAIEPS
- a CDS encoding biotin--[acetyl-CoA-carboxylase] ligase, coding for MSLSPYVALDEKIIRAALNPEIISQLDSLQVFSEVTSTNDILWQKAQTDISGTAVCLAEMQTAGRGRRGGQWVSPASGNIYLSLMRSLNIEAVRNGLSIAIGIALINTLRAEGVEGLQLKWPNDVLYKRRKLAGILVESRYGSQNYVTIGIGLNLSLPDNLHTAIPQPVISLEQLCDPLPCRNRLAAKIIQNMIETLELFSHRGLSDFLPLWPQYDALHNQAINIISENGQFTALACGINEQGELRYMRDQQVAYLSNSHLSIRFAS
- the ftsE gene encoding cell division ATP-binding protein FtsE → MIRFEQVYKRYEGQQEALSGLSFELISGEMAFLTGHSGAGKSTLLKLIALIERCSHGQVIVNNQNLSRLPKWKIPYYRRKIGLVFQDHNLLHDRTVFDNVALPLIIAGENHREIGRRVRAALDKVGLLGKERNLPIALSGGEQQRVGIARAVVNRPPVLLADEPTGNLDPELSREIMHLFEQFNQVGVTVFIASHDQDLISQLPYRHITLQQGRLAENHS
- a CDS encoding lipopolysaccharide assembly protein LapA domain-containing protein, with the translated sequence MIRKILILAVFISFFLISTAFAVFNMQTVSLDLFFVQWQLPLAVLLIAFLLLGLIIGATIIALSTLRIRYDNHRLENKLQNAEQELNSLRILPVRNSH
- the wrbA gene encoding NAD(P)H:quinone oxidoreductase, with product MNEILILYYSQSGQVKAMAEQIARGVEKHTQCTARIRTVPRVSTVCEKTEPEIPASGHLYATSADLQECAGLILGSPTRFGNMAAALKYFIDGTSDNWLSGTLNGKPAGIFTSTGSLHGGQETTLLSMMLPLLHHGMVITGLPYTEAALMTTQTGGTPYGASHFAGADNKRTMSQEEIDLCQALGLRVAELAVRLAK
- the rpoH gene encoding RNA polymerase sigma factor RpoH, whose amino-acid sequence is MTTHAAQYQLATAPIGNLDAYTNLVHQIPVLTAEEEHDLATRLQQNGDLEAAQRLVLSHLRFVVRIAKGYSGYGLPVADLIQEGNIGLMKAVKRFDPEKGVRLVSFAVHWIRAEIHEYVIRNWRIVKIATTKAQRKLFFNLRSAKQRLGWLNQDEIEAVAEDLGVTAANVIDMERRLAQPDTSFDLPVDNDDDESSYSPAAYLKAPDNSDPSKQLEHEDYADFQQQKLVNALATLDERSRDIISKRWLHDDDKATLQTLADQYQVSAERIRQIENNAMKKLRLLMD
- a CDS encoding type III pantothenate kinase; this translates as MILLVDIGNSQIKWTTIQSKVLADSQHFSRPKTGIKAALNKAWKSLEDIEAVFVSNVAGDKIAAQLTEWIDKQWKLTPVFVQSEKRRFGVTNAYEQPETLGVDRWLAIVAGRQHARQVTCIIDCGTAITVDIVTEKGQHQGGLIVPGLSLMKKMLTDNTDALSNVTQESEFNLLATNTHSAIQAGTLYMVTATLENLINDLQQNFTDEVRFLITGGDAEELIPLMPQPLIHEPDLVLKGLAQYARQNNQRNKNKPVKQIESNSDETPIEDSTALPENAN